CCATTAAACTTTTACTAATTGCAAGACTGTGAGTAGTAAACTAAGAAAGCATTATTTATGTACATATGGGtgacatattaaaggaaaagcCAGTTACTCGGTTACAATGTGGAggtattttgctggcatggtttgcaTCTACTTGTTCCCTTAgagcaggggtgtcaaactTACATTCTGCCAGGACCACTTCAGTATTTTTGTGAGCTTTTGAAGGGCCATAAACTAaagctattaatttttttatcttttctatCATGTAACAATAAAGAAATCAATATCCAAGACTCTGAAAGTAGAATAACTTGATTTTAGAGGAAAGAAGGGCTAACAGAAACTATTCAACTGTATTTACTATTAGGTGATTACATTTGCTATActgattaatgtttttttttaatgtatgttaGAGCTTGCATAGAGTAGTTGATTAATACATTCATTAATCTCTGGTGAGGAGATGTCAAATAGTCAGGATAGATGAAAACAGTGAAGCAGAGAGTAAAAAAATGCAGACAGATGGTGAAAAAAGCAGTCTAAATGTCTAAATTCACACTGGAtgaaacaatttttacagtCCGCTCCACACTGTGTAAGGTCTATCTAGGAatacttttttcctttgctttaATTATGCGTTTTCACTTTGATGTCAGTTTGTATGAAGTGTACTGCACTAATCGGTTTCTGCTTTAGCTGTTATGAAAGCTTGAGGTGGCCTAAGACTTTACTAAAACACTATGTTGATTTTGCCTTTAACTTGTCACCAGTCTGTAGAtgtacttttaaatgttttgtaccAGGCACAGCTCATTGAGGTTGGCAAAGAGTGCCCAGGAGTCAATGTCTTGTAGACAATCCCTCATCTGCAAGTCTGACAGAGTATTCAGAAATACCTGCACACAAACCACAGGTAAGGCACGTTTAAAAGAACAGAAGGTTACAAAGATAAGTGTGGTTCTACAACCGAGTAGAGGACCATTAGGAAGTTTTCTGGTAGCCTGGCCCACGTAACCTCCACTATCAATATCTTGTTACTGTTTTTAAACTAATAGCATACTTTCACCACCACATATGATTGATCAATAGAATCTCATCTTATCCCTAATTTATACCTCTTTCAGCACCATTAACTGGTCTAGGAAGTACACACACTCGCTGGTGAAGAGCTCCCAGAGGGCCTCCTGTCTTTTGTGTGCTTTTGGCTCTTCTTCTGCCCTCAGCTCAGGCTGACTTCTCAGAAACTCCTCCAAAGTCAAATCCTGAggtaaataaaagaaacaactaTGATATGCCTAGAGAATTTGCACATATCCAAATGTGAATGACTGTGTCTAATGACTTCATATTTACACCTGCCTTAAGGCCCACCAGCAGAGACAGTTTAGAGAACAAAAAAAGTACTCCTGAGCATGTAATgtaaactataaaaaataatctaCGTGAAATAATAACTGGTTTAGTACATTACATTTTAACTACTAAACTACTAAACATTACCTACTAAAAATGCTCTAATAACAGCTCtacataaataacaaataaataaataacagacagacatttgacatttatatcggacagagacacaaataaaatatgccAAATACACTCCCATTTTCAAATGAGATTAAACTCTTTTTGCCAATTTGAGTTTTAACAAAACCTTTTTCAGTGATTCAAGTTTCACAGTCAAGGAACCAACACTATGCTTACTCTGTGTCCAAAAGAGAAGCCCTCTTCTAAGAACATTTAAGACACTACAAATATCAGCTCTGACCTCTTTTACCTTGTACTGctgaaaatgtgtgtttctCCACTCCTGGATCTGAATGGCTGAGAGACATTTTTCAATGTCTGCAGTTATGCGTGTCCTGCCTTTATTctaatgaaaaacaacacaGTCGTTTACCACACTGAccacaacaatgacaacaatgtGAGAGTATATATGAACAATCATGTAACAgattacacacatacaaaaaatagTGGGTAAATTCGAAAGATCTGCAGTGCTTTTCAGGAATCAGGGAAACCCTTGAACAACTGGTTAGTGTTATTAAGTTGGTGGCTCTCATCTGACTAAGGAAATCATTTCCAATGTGTAACTGACCCCATGCCTGAGTGACACAAAGCCTAAAATAGAAGAAACTCTCAATTTCAATCAGGCATTCCTGCAGTCTCAAATCTCACATGCTAAAGAGGAACGCAAGACACAGAACTCATTTCTATTGCATGCATTGAGGAGTGAGAACGCTTAGTGTTAGAAACCTCCAAACTTTCCTCACAAGCTCAAATCCAAGTTCACTTTcttcttacttatttattttatttggttaGCATTTCAGAACGTGCACTCAGTCAAGGCACTTATTGTAGAGGGGTGCCTGTCTCACGTGTACATGTTCATGCACATGGCTGGAGGCTAGCCCTTCTCACTGGGAGGCAAGGGCAACGGGGCTCTTTTGTCTCGCCTTTCAGTGtaccagccaatcagatttcagcatgGCCATGTGACAGCCAAGGTGACTTTATGTGCTGATCGACTTGACAGTGAAACAGGACCATTAGTACAAATTTACCTGGTGTAGCTGAAAAAAGCCATGTGCTGTATTCACTATTCACTTCTCACATTGGTTTTACTGATAAACACTCTTAACAGGCAATGAAAAGAAGATTCAGTAATAAAGTGCAGAAAAAAGTAGTCAAATAATTTTTAACAGCTTTGATATATTTACTGTTAATTATCCGGTGATAAATGCAAGTCTGCATGATGTTGCAGCTTATCCAACTTTATTTTTGGTTCGTGTTTTTAGTTTGTGTTTTGCATATGATTATTTACATGTTGGTTACTTGGCAGAAATATAGGGAAAAGGGACATGTAAATCTGCTTTGACTCTAAGTGGGTCAGTGAACAATGTGTACTCGACCTTAGCCGTGTGGGGAAAGAGCATTTTTCAAAGAATACAGACAACACAGCAGTTAAGAGAGAGCACAGTTATTCAGATGTTCTCATTTATCAATAGTTTTTAATGCCTGAAATGTTAGATTTCACCTACCATAGTACGTTTTGAAAAAGGCCACTTTGATTTCTTCGTATCTATACATTAGAACAAAAATAAGTTTTAGACACACTGCTAGTATACAGAGCAAACTATAcataaaatgctgaaatatatAACATTGTGGAAAATGTAGATATTCAGTTATTACGctattcaacaaaaaaaataatgatacaaatattaagaataaaaatattaggATGGTTCAGCCTGATATAGCCTGGCTGGAATAATTTGTGAATGCTTATGGTGATAACTATAGCCTGATGAACCTGAAAACGTGGAGCGGTTTAAAATATCGACAGCACCATTGGAAACAAAAAGATCACCGGGAGAAACGTCCAATCCAGGAAGAGTGACCACCACAGAGCTCCGCCTTCTTTCCTGCAGCCTGCTGAACACAAAGCAAATGCATGAGAAACAGGTTAAcagaggttaatgttacagagGAGTGAAGAACATTTCAGCCCTAAGGGGTACTATTCCCTCAGAGCATGACAGATGACCTGGTCGTATGCTATGACAGGTTGTTACATAATCTTTGTGGCTTTCTTTCTGAGTTAACATAATCTATGTGTTTCTTCTTCTCCAGTAAGACTGAATCAGTAGTAAAAACATTCTAGATTAGTGTAATTCATAAACTAAATTACAGATGTCAGGATACCGGAATTTAATCTTTGATGCAAGTGTAGTATCACAATTTCGTATGTAATCACTCAATACCAAACAATCATTTaggcaaaaataaatacatttttaaaaaattggatTGTTAGCATTAAACTCTTATCAACATTACAATGTGTTAGTGCCATGCAGCTCTGACCAATTGGAACACAGGAAGCCACTGGCTGTTGTCAGATATTAAATGCCTTAAGTTCTCCCCATAACACATGCACAAAACGTTTGTTATAGCCCCATACTGAAACTCCATGGTTATAGCTAAAATAGTGCCCCTCAAGGGGTGACTAAAGATGAGGGGAGTGGAGGGAGACATTTGTATTACATGCAGTGTGCGTGTTAAACAGCATCAGTTCATTATTTGACTTGATaaatttttagatttaattGTAATTGCAATCACAGTTGCAGAAATAAACACTGTGCCACAAGATTCACGAGTCATTACAAGTAAACAATGATAAATTCtcaataaaacacttaaaacagataataaaattgaattgccCAAGCTCCTCAGTGTATAGCTGTCTAACCGGCTGAATGTCGAACTTGTTGTCCAGATGCTCTGCCAAGTTGCTTCAGCGGAGTGACTGATAACTCCTTTAGTATACTGGTTCTTTAGTGATCGTTGGCCCTCTTTATCAGCAAGGTAGGCAAAAATATTCCCAAACATCACTCCTTGAGCTGGTCTTTTGCACAAGTTGAGGGCATGaaattacttatttactttagCCGTGCACTTGCCGCCTCACCCACCTGAATCAAATTAGCACATGCAATTTGATTTGCCTATAGGCAGAGTACAACATCAGGTTAGCGATGGCCTATTTACATCAAAATGGCAAACATTACTTTAAAATTTACTCCTTCTGTTATTACAAAGTCTCATATTAATCTAAGTGGGAAACTGTGAAACCTTGGGTAACACAGGTCTTTAGTGCTTTATTAACAGGATTATCAGGTTAGAGTGGTTCACAAAAGCAAAAGTTGAAaacttttctgtgtttatataaTGCATGGCATTGGCTTTCAGACACTAGTCAGTGAAACAATAAGAAATATGGAAAGTGGAAAGTGCTCACGTCTTGCGGAAccagttaagacaaaaaaagaagaggcaAGATGGCAGAAGCAACGCCCTGCTTTCCTGCCGGTGGCTGTGGAACCCAGCATAGTGCTTTAAAAACGAGGACTTGTTTTTGGCCTCTAGTACATTTGTTAAGGGTATGGATGTGTTCTGTGATAGAATTAGCAATGTAAATTTATCATAAATTTACCCGCTATCATATGCAGGTAAatttatgatataaatattcactggaaaaaaaaaacagcattgcaAGTAAGAAGTGTAAGAGCTTCATCCGGACTGACCTTTTGTCTCTCTTGATCCTACACTGATTATGTTTCATCTGAATTATGCTCAAGTGACCTCAGTTCCCCACTGACCTGTGCTATATGGTGGCAGAAAACCTCAGGCGTGAAGCAGAAATGCTTTTAGCAGCAACTTGACAGGCTGGTTTTTGAGTTCCACCCTCAATGTTGTGACTGTCCTCTCACGAAAAGGCTAAATGGTGGTGGCCAAACGTGCTGCTCTGTCTATCAACATGACATTTTAGGTATTTTGCAGCTGAATGAAAACTGTGCTCAACATTATGCACTGTCATAATACATAAACCTTCAAATGTGCAAATAAACTAATGGAACAGTATGTACAAAAGAGAACTAAAAATCATAGCAAGGCCAACATGGACAACTGttatcagtgtttgtgtttgtgactGTAATGGTAAACAGTAGTGTCATAGACGCAGTTGCTGTGAGACACATACTCTTTGACCTTATCACAATAACGCTTAGGGCAGAGCACCTGTTCTGATGGACCTTTCaaaacacatttcctttttcttttttatcttcCTCTGTATATTTGAACCTTTCTTGACATTGTGAGACTCATTAAAAAAGACTCAATGTGAGTTCATGTTAGTGGTGTTCAGCTAATTTACCTTCTTCTCtactacacacaaacattagcGCTACAAGGCTTAACAAGGAAAACATTGCTTGATGTGCCCTGGTCCTGTTATAAATATGGCACTTTGAACTAGCTCATGAAACAAAAACAGGTCACCGCTAATTCTATCACAAAACACATCCATAATGCAATTCGCATCTCATTGAGGCCCAGTCTGAGTACCAAGTCCCATGTCACAGTGCTTCCACAAAGAAGGGAGCTTTGTCCTTGCACCTCTGCCAAATAATGATGCCCTCAGACTCAAACTCTCTCATCCAATGCCTGTCCCAGAACAAGCTCTGTTATCGAACAGTGCCGCACCATAATTAAGGCCTCTATAGCTGCCTGCTTATCTCTCATTAAAAAGAAGCCCTTCGTCCAACAGGGAAGATGAACAGATCCACTGGGGGAAAACAGCATTAATGAGCTTCTGTATTCCACACAGAAGCATGGGACTAGAATACCTCAGCATACAGAGTTCATATGCCTCTAACAAAGTGGGATCACAGTGAACAATGGGTTTCCAATGGCCAGCTCCATTAGCGCCACTCCATCTGGTCTGCTCTCGGCTGAGAAATGTGCCATTTGGCCAGCCTTGAGGTTAGCGTGTTTCTGCCCAAACAAATTAACTCtttaataaaatagcacttcAAATTAGTGATGTTCTGCGACAAGTGAGGACACAGTTTTAGGGGGTATGGAAATGCTggttttggcacaaaaaaaaaaaaaaaaaaacaccacagagacagagaccTAATGACATATTGCATGTACTAACAGTGAGTAGTAAAACCAAATACAAATTCTATGTGACTCACATGCAAATCTAAGAAGGGCATAGTTCATGCAAATTGATAAAGATAGTGGGGCTGTACACCTACCTTTTATGACTTGGCTCTTTCACCTGCAGTGAAAAACATATGATGTAAGCACAGGCAGTAATGAAGAAAGTTTACCTACTATACAATTACTGTACATTCAGGCTGGCTGAAGCCTAGCAAAACATGTCTCTTTTGCATCACTGCACATTAATAGGATATACGTCTCAGAAGCAATAATTGTCATTTTAAAGTTTCTTTAAAGACCTCGAATCTGCCTAGATGTTCTGACTATAGAGGATGTGCCTGACTGAATACATAAATTGAGGGAATgggattttcttttcattcttttgatTGCCCACTGACCCCACCATTATTCAATGCCTGTGGACTGTGGGGAGTGGGGGCCCATCTGAGGAGTCTCCTTGAGGGGGTCTGGGGACATGAGCTCAATCAAAGCTGTCGGCGCATGTATCTACTGATTCATTTGCTGTCAAAAGGGCTCATTGTGAAGAGCCGCCACAGGGGGCTGAGCAGAATGAGCATGGAGACTTCAATTGGAATGAATGCAAAGGCTCTCTGCATGATGTATTGTGcaacaataaaaagaaatcacacttaTGACCCCCTATATTGACTGTGACCGATTTTAGTCagtaaaatctatttaaatgaCCGTTATCACTGTCCTGAGCATGCCACATGCCAAAACATACCTCCATCCAAAGTTATGATATACAGTAAACTCAGTTTAGCAAAATTCACCTACATGGGGCCATTTTATAGCTTACCTCTCCAGTATCATCATCAGTATCAGCGCTTTCATTTACACTCAGACACTCCTGCGTCAAGTGAAGGCCACTGCTGCTAATTGTCTTTGATCTGTGAGATCTGACCTTTCCAGGAGTCCCCAAGTCATTAGAGTGACCGTTCCCATTAGACTGGTTCACAACTGTAGCGAGGGGAGATTTCTGATGGTGTGCAGGTGACAGAGGACTCCTTGGTGGGGGAGTGCCAGGCTCCTCCTGAGTGCTGCCTATCCACCCTGCATCACGGCAAGGAAGCCTGGtgctcctcatcctcctcagaGTGGGAGATGTGGAGATGCGAGCAGGTGCCTGCCTGTCAAACTGAAAGAGCGGTGTGGGTATGGCATCCACCTCGCCCAGCGAGCCACATCTCAGTCTGGAGGGTGTTCTGGACAGCTCCATTCGCATCAGGACCGGATTGCTCGTTTGGGTCTCTTTGTCCACGGCTGGCTCCTGAGATGTTTGGGTGTGAGTGTCCACAGTTTTGGCCATGTCCTCATCGTGCCATTCGATGTAGGTCCAGTCCAGTGTTTTTCCCACATGCTTTCCGTTTTCCTTTAAATGCTCATGATTTAAGTCAGTCATCTTGTGCAAAGCGGCATGATATCACTGAAGGGCTGAAAGTGAAGAGTGTGCTGCAGAAGAGTTGGTTCACTTTGGAGCCATGTTGGAGAGAAAAAacgtctggggaaaaaaaaggaattgcGAAAGGTGAAGAAGATTGAGTTAGGGGATTTTTTGTGAAACTGACTGTTTAAACCGGTCAGATTAAACTCCTTCAGGAAGTGAATGCTCAGGacaataatgttaatggtgaaGCATTACCCATAAAAGCTCGCTTACACAGAAATACAGGAGACCTTTTTAATGTGTGCAGCTTGGCCAgcgtttgtttaaaaaaaaaaaaaaaaagttttagttAAATGTCACATTGTTGGAGACTAACTCTTGGGAAAACAAGGCGAGTTCAGCACTGGCTTGGACTTGTGCACCTGATCCCAAACACCAGCCTCAGAGCTACATACGCACGAGCAGCTAACGTTAGTCCAGCACTTCTGCACTGAAATAGTCAAACTGCCCCAGCTGTTCTAGCCTAATGCTAAGCAAAACTTCTTTTCTATCGACACTGCACCTGCTGCGTTATTATACACAAATTAGCCTCCACTGCTAGTCTTTAATGAtagaaaattctgaaaaaacctaaatataaatacaggCTATCCAATACTAAGTCactaacatattttatttaaaaataaacctggTTACTTAcgttttttttcatgtttcagtcCTCTCCATGAggcgatgtgtgtgtgtgagagagaggctATGGTCACACCGCCGCGCTGTTCCCTCTCAGCGAACAAAAGTGATAAATAATTAAGTCTGAAACAGGTACCTTTCGGCTActgaaaaaagtatttaaacatttaaacaatttttttagcAGAGTTTAACGTGTCTTTGGTGGTTTAAAGGCTTTGCGGCTCGACAAGAAACAAATAACCGGCCGTTACAGCACAATAGACAGTAACAAACCCAGCTGCCTTGTTGACTATATGAGGAGAGTCCGGTGGGCGGAGCGAGCGGAGCCGCACACTACCCTACTGAATAGTATGTTAAAACAATACAGGAAGGAGAACAGCAAGTGCTTCTCTGACACACTATTTAGTAAGGTAGTATGCTGTTTCAGATCTAGTCGCGTGTGTATGAGGTGCGTGATTTTAACTCGGAGATACACTATACACAGGATCAAGTTCCCTTTGTGTCCTGACCTTAACGATCTAAATGTGACTATCCCAAAAGTATTCCTTCCGTTAACACACCAAAGGAGGACTTTGCTCATTTATGACATTTGGCACACAGTGGAGtccataataaacaaaataagatttttttttgtctttgttttttttttttaatctctagAAGAGCGTACAACGTTGCTCATGGCTTCATGACGAATTAATTACCCCAGTAAATCCTGTTCAGCAGCATGATAAAACTATTTCAGGAAGTTGTTCTGTCTCAGAGTCCTAATGTAGCCCAGGtgatacacacattacagaacACACATATAGTCAGAAACAGTTATTACatacacattatattacattatagcaTAACTGGTACTAATTAAAACTCAAACCATGTATAGACCTACAGTAGATACCACAATACCATAccaatcatatatatatatatatatatatatatatatatatatatatatatatatatatatatatatattcatacttATACTCTccggggaaaaaacaaaacaaaacaaaaaacaaaacagtactaAACTCTACAAGTCCTTGTGCCTTCAAGAGTATATCTTTTGCACCTTTCATacgtatctttcacctggaaaaatttaaaaatacatacacacactaaagatACAAAGGTTGTATGCTTGAAGGTGCCATCCTAGCAACAAGAAAAGGTACAGTTAAGTACCATTTTCTCTGAGAATGTACAAGCAAGACTGGAATGTCTTTTTCAGTGATTTGCAGCTCACCTGTGCCTCCAAAGTGCAATGAAGGGTCAGTAATCAAAGTTTTGTGTTAGAGATTAAAAATGTTGCTAAAACTGAACATTTTTCAACACACAAAGTACTGTTTGACTTCAtggtatacagttgtagaagagtaatgatttataatcctatctggatttctgtaaaggtgctttgttaaaagtactatacaaataaaattgatttacaAAATATTGGCAGAAAATATCAATCTTGATGAAGAAAGGTAACTAGATGCTGGCTCTCCACTCACGGTTTGTACACACTCTCAGCAAAaaatactaaactgtacctttccttgt
The genomic region above belongs to Pangasianodon hypophthalmus isolate fPanHyp1 chromosome 6, fPanHyp1.pri, whole genome shotgun sequence and contains:
- the plekhg7 gene encoding pleckstrin homology domain-containing family G member 7 isoform X3 — encoded protein: MTDLNHEHLKENGKHVGKTLDWTYIEWHDEDMAKTVDTHTQTSQEPAVDKETQTSNPVLMRMELSRTPSRLRCGSLGEVDAIPTPLFQFDRQAPARISTSPTLRRMRSTRLPCRDAGWIGSTQEEPGTPPPRSPLSPAHHQKSPLATVVNQSNGNGHSNDLGTPGKVRSHRSKTISSSGLHLTQECLSVNESADTDDDTGEVKEPSHKSRLQERRRSSVVVTLPGLDVSPGDLFVSNDTKKSKWPFSKRTMNKGRTRITADIEKCLSAIQIQEWRNTHFQQYKDLTLEEFLRSQPELRAEEEPKAHKRQEALWELFTSECVYFLDQLMVLKEVFLNTLSDLQMRDCLQDIDSWALFANLNELCLVSFGFLTSLLRVIKELWATSEPPETNSTEALLAILKKAFGESICHCLQKYCLNYSKAVLYLDTLKAREDVSIYVKWCERKEQCRRLQLKDLLVTPLQRFTRYPLILKNMEKRSCTEAEESALQSVVELVDRAIHDLEGKVKWLDNYQKVKQLKEALVWLPVWERDKRANVPENLKHLLKAVALENLVSHRSLRYEGKLALTENSKLNDVYVFLFDEFLLITKVKRNKKKSVAGEMHPVRSAAGQELEQLLQEGCSFTVLDQPISLDRLQLRNIDQLNATASGFPCSFIIMHQNRYQQCIGVFILQAPSESVKKAWLAEIEEAVGDVLKRDSQHPRLKSSSLYVESSQI
- the plekhg7 gene encoding pleckstrin homology domain-containing family G member 7 isoform X7, with the protein product MTDLNHEHLKENGKHVGKTLDWTYIEWHDEDMAKTVDTHTQTSQEPAVDKETQTSNPVLMRMELSRTPSRLRCGSLGEVDAIPTPLFQFDRQAPARISTSPTLRRMRSTRLPCRDAGWIGSTQEEPGTPPPRSPLSPAHHQKSPLATVVNQSNGNGHSNDLGTPGKVRSHRSKTISSSGLHLTQECLSVNESADTDDDTGEVKEPSHKSRLQERRRSSVVVTLPGLDVSPGDLFVSNGAVDILNRSTFSDTKKSKWPFSKRTMNKGRTRITADIEKCLSAIQIQEWRNTHFQQYKDLTLEEFLRSQPELRAEEEPKAHKRQEALWELFTSECVYFLDQLMVLKEVFLNTLSDLQMRDCLQDIDSWALFANLNELCLVSFGFLTSLLRVIKELWATSEPPETNSTEALLAILKKAFGESICHCLQKYCLNYSKAVLYLDTLKAREDVSIYVKWCERKEQCRRLQLKDLLVTPLQRFTRYPLILKNMEKRSCTEAEESALQSVVELVDRAIHDLEGKVKWLDNYQKVKQLKEALVWLPVWERDKRANVPENLKHLLKAVALENLVSHRSLRYEGKLALTENSKLNDVYVFLFDEFLLITKVKRNKKWCVLYRSL
- the plekhg7 gene encoding pleckstrin homology domain-containing family G member 7 isoform X2, which codes for MTDLNHEHLKENGKHVGKTLDWTYIEWHDEDMAKTVDTHTQTSQEPAVDKETQTSNPVLMRMELSRTPSRLRCGSLGEVDAIPTPLFQFDRQAPARISTSPTLRRMRSTRLPCRDAGWIGSTQEEPGTPPPRSPLSPAHHQKSPLATVVNQSNGNGHSNDLGTPGKVRSHRSKTISSSGLHLTQECLSVNESADTDDDTGEVKEPSHKRLQERRRSSVVVTLPGLDVSPGDLFVSNGAVDILNRSTFSDTKKSKWPFSKRTMNKGRTRITADIEKCLSAIQIQEWRNTHFQQYKDLTLEEFLRSQPELRAEEEPKAHKRQEALWELFTSECVYFLDQLMVLKEVFLNTLSDLQMRDCLQDIDSWALFANLNELCLVSFGFLTSLLRVIKELWATSEPPETNSTEALLAILKKAFGESICHCLQKYCLNYSKAVLYLDTLKAREDVSIYVKWCERKEQCRRLQLKDLLVTPLQRFTRYPLILKNMEKRSCTEAEESALQSVVELVDRAIHDLEGKVKWLDNYQKVKQLKEALVWLPVWERDKRANVPENLKHLLKAVALENLVSHRSLRYEGKLALTENSKLNDVYVFLFDEFLLITKVKRNKKKSVAGEMHPVRSAAGQELEQLLQEGCSFTVLDQPISLDRLQLRNIDQLNATASGFPCSFIIMHQNRYQQCIGVFILQAPSESVKKAWLAEIEEAVGDVLKRDSQHPRLKSSSLYVESSQI
- the plekhg7 gene encoding pleckstrin homology domain-containing family G member 7 isoform X4, producing the protein MTDLNHEHLKENGKHVGKTLDWTYIEWHDEDMAKTVDTHTQTSQEPAVDKETQTSNPVLMRMELSRTPSRLRCGSLGEVDAIPTPLFQFDRQAPARISTSPTLRRMRSTRLPCRDAGWIGSTQEEPGTPPPRSPLSPAHHQKSPLATVVNQSNGNGHSNDLGTPGKVRSHRSKTISSSGLHLTQECLSVNESADTDDDTGEVKEPSHKRLQERRRSSVVVTLPGLDVSPGDLFVSNDTKKSKWPFSKRTMNKGRTRITADIEKCLSAIQIQEWRNTHFQQYKDLTLEEFLRSQPELRAEEEPKAHKRQEALWELFTSECVYFLDQLMVLKEVFLNTLSDLQMRDCLQDIDSWALFANLNELCLVSFGFLTSLLRVIKELWATSEPPETNSTEALLAILKKAFGESICHCLQKYCLNYSKAVLYLDTLKAREDVSIYVKWCERKEQCRRLQLKDLLVTPLQRFTRYPLILKNMEKRSCTEAEESALQSVVELVDRAIHDLEGKVKWLDNYQKVKQLKEALVWLPVWERDKRANVPENLKHLLKAVALENLVSHRSLRYEGKLALTENSKLNDVYVFLFDEFLLITKVKRNKKKSVAGEMHPVRSAAGQELEQLLQEGCSFTVLDQPISLDRLQLRNIDQLNATASGFPCSFIIMHQNRYQQCIGVFILQAPSESVKKAWLAEIEEAVGDVLKRDSQHPRLKSSSLYVESSQI
- the plekhg7 gene encoding pleckstrin homology domain-containing family G member 7 isoform X5, translated to MTDLNHEHLKENGKHVGKTLDWTYIEWHDEDMAKTVDTHTQTSQEPAVDKETQTSNPVLMRMELSRTPSRLRCGSLGEVDAIPTPLFQFDRQAPARISTSPTLRRMRSTRLPCRDAGWIGSTQEEPGTPPPRSPLSPAHHQKSPLATVVNQSNGNGHSNDLGTPGKVRSHRSKTISSSGLHLTQECLSVNESADTDDDTGEVKEPSHKSRLQERRRSSVVVTLPGLDVSPDTKKSKWPFSKRTMNKGRTRITADIEKCLSAIQIQEWRNTHFQQYKDLTLEEFLRSQPELRAEEEPKAHKRQEALWELFTSECVYFLDQLMVLKEVFLNTLSDLQMRDCLQDIDSWALFANLNELCLVSFGFLTSLLRVIKELWATSEPPETNSTEALLAILKKAFGESICHCLQKYCLNYSKAVLYLDTLKAREDVSIYVKWCERKEQCRRLQLKDLLVTPLQRFTRYPLILKNMEKRSCTEAEESALQSVVELVDRAIHDLEGKVKWLDNYQKVKQLKEALVWLPVWERDKRANVPENLKHLLKAVALENLVSHRSLRYEGKLALTENSKLNDVYVFLFDEFLLITKVKRNKKKSVAGEMHPVRSAAGQELEQLLQEGCSFTVLDQPISLDRLQLRNIDQLNATASGFPCSFIIMHQNRYQQCIGVFILQAPSESVKKAWLAEIEEAVGDVLKRDSQHPRLKSSSLYVESSQI
- the plekhg7 gene encoding pleckstrin homology domain-containing family G member 7 isoform X1, whose translation is MTDLNHEHLKENGKHVGKTLDWTYIEWHDEDMAKTVDTHTQTSQEPAVDKETQTSNPVLMRMELSRTPSRLRCGSLGEVDAIPTPLFQFDRQAPARISTSPTLRRMRSTRLPCRDAGWIGSTQEEPGTPPPRSPLSPAHHQKSPLATVVNQSNGNGHSNDLGTPGKVRSHRSKTISSSGLHLTQECLSVNESADTDDDTGEVKEPSHKSRLQERRRSSVVVTLPGLDVSPGDLFVSNGAVDILNRSTFSDTKKSKWPFSKRTMNKGRTRITADIEKCLSAIQIQEWRNTHFQQYKDLTLEEFLRSQPELRAEEEPKAHKRQEALWELFTSECVYFLDQLMVLKEVFLNTLSDLQMRDCLQDIDSWALFANLNELCLVSFGFLTSLLRVIKELWATSEPPETNSTEALLAILKKAFGESICHCLQKYCLNYSKAVLYLDTLKAREDVSIYVKWCERKEQCRRLQLKDLLVTPLQRFTRYPLILKNMEKRSCTEAEESALQSVVELVDRAIHDLEGKVKWLDNYQKVKQLKEALVWLPVWERDKRANVPENLKHLLKAVALENLVSHRSLRYEGKLALTENSKLNDVYVFLFDEFLLITKVKRNKKKSVAGEMHPVRSAAGQELEQLLQEGCSFTVLDQPISLDRLQLRNIDQLNATASGFPCSFIIMHQNRYQQCIGVFILQAPSESVKKAWLAEIEEAVGDVLKRDSQHPRLKSSSLYVESSQI